A DNA window from Hevea brasiliensis isolate MT/VB/25A 57/8 chromosome 2, ASM3005281v1, whole genome shotgun sequence contains the following coding sequences:
- the LOC110660978 gene encoding protein NLP4, with product MEDSILSPSTMPVVHADSAMEFDYMDKLLLEGCWLETIDGSEFCNPSTSSSAAFVDASFLWPTSEINDGDLASSPSKRSNQEEEQISLLPRSSPLNEAHGRSLVNAYSLEQDIGSADRLGNNITEGSEVSRRWWIGPRTNPGPKTSVRDRLVRALGHIKDFTKDNDILIQIWVPVDKGGRRVLTTHDQRFALVPNCQRLANYRDISTNYQFSAEEDSKDMVGLPGRVFLGKIPEWTPDVRFFRSDEYPRVDHAQQYDVRGTLALPVFEIGSSTCLGVIEVVTTRQKIKYHPELESVCKALKAVDLQSSEAPSLHHVKVCDMSYQAVLPEIHEVLRSACETHKLPLAQTWVPCIQQGKGGCRHSDENYHRCVSTVDLACYVHDTGVQAFHEACSEHHLLKGQGVAGEAFLTNQPCFSSDITSYGKTEYPLSHHARMFGLHAAVAIRLRSMHTGTADFVLEFFLPADCTDPEKQKKMLTSLSLIIQQVCQSLRVVTEKELEEETGLLITEVLAPSDGRPPKEEMLRVTQPYSESYGGDILSHTDCLTGIQRIGNVVSSCQKEKQKVLINKKLVDLRQNQEDYSLKVSVECGGDSAVAEGSFSSACMGKMGEKRRSKAEKAITLQVLQQYFSGSLKDAARSIGVCPTTLKRICRQHGIKRWPSRKIKKVGHSLQKLQLVIDSVQGASGAFQIGSFYTNFPELASPNLSRSNPFSTSKQSDHPEPSSIQPEGGILSSHVAAQKSPSSSCSQSSSSSHCCSSGIQQNASAFTIPTSEEPVLGENSGNSVLKRVRSDAELQASIQEEQNLLPRSQSHKSLSEQPILGNLPPLPKNGSLISQEIDAQRVKVTYGNEKIRFRMPKSWELKDLLLEIGRRFNIDDVHKYDLKYLDDDSEWILLTCDDDLEECIDLCQSSQSHTIKLLLQISPHLLDRSMNSHGLS from the exons ATGGAAGACAGCATTTTATCACCTAGCACTATGCCGGTCGTTCATGCTGATTCAGCTATGGAATTTGACTACATGGATAAATTGTTGTTAGAAGGATGCTGGCTGGAAACAATAGATGGATCTGAGTTCTGTAATCCTAGCACTTCTAGTTCTGCTGCCTTTGTGGATGCTTCATTTCTATGGCCTACTTCAGAGATCAATGATGGTGACTTGGCTTCCAGTCCGTCAAAGAGGAGTAATCAAGAAGAGGAACAAATATCATTGTTGCCCAGGAGTTCACCCTTGAATGAAGCCCATGGCAGAAGTCTGGTTAATGCATATTCTCTTGAACAGGACATAGGTAGTGCCGACAGATTGGGAAATAATATAACTGAAGGTTCTGAAGTAAGCAGAAGGTGGTGGATTGGACCAAGAACAAATCCAGGACCCAAAACTTCTGTGAGGGATAGATTAGTTAGAGCGCTTGGACACATTAAAGATTTCACAAAAGATAATGATATTCTTATACAAATATGGGTCCCTGTAGACAAAGGAGGTAGACGTGTTCTAACAACTCATGACCAACGATTTGCACTTGTTCCCAACTGTCAAAGGCTGGCAAATTATAGAGACATATCCACTAACTATCAATTTTCAGCTGAGGAGGATTCCAAGGACATGGTGGGGCTACCCGGTCGGGTTTTCCTGGGTAAGATTCCTGAGTGGACTCCTGATGTTAGATTCTTTAGAAGTGATGAATACCCCCGGGTAGATCATGCTCAACAATATGATGTACGTGGAACTCTGGCACTTCCTGTTTTTGAAATAGGTAGCAGTACTTGCCTGGGGGTTATTGAGGTGGTAACGACTAGACAAAAGATCAAGTACCATCCTGAGCTTGAAAGCGTTTGCAAGGCACTTAag GCAGTTGATCTTCAGAGTTCTGAAGCTCCAAGCTTGCATCATGTAAAG GTGTGTGATATGTCCTACCAGGCTGTATTACCTGAGATTCATGAGGTTCTGAGATCTGCTTGTGAGACGCATAAATTGCCCTTAGCTCAGACTTGGGTTCCATGCATCCAGCAAGGCAAGGGAGGGTGCCGACATTCAGATGAAAACTACCATCGTTGTGTTTCCACTGTGGATCTTGCTTGCTATGTACATGACACTGGTGTCCAGGCTTTTCACGAGGCTTGCTCTGAGCATCACTTGTTGAAAGGTCAAGGAGTTGCTGGGGAAGCATTTTTGACTAACCAACCTTGCTTCTCAAGTGACATAACTTCATACGGCAAAACTGAGTATCCTCTTTCTCACCATGCAAGGATGTTTGGTTTGCATGCTGCTGTTGCAATTCGCCTACGAAGTATGCACACTGGTACAGCTGACTTTGTGCTGGAGTTCTTTCTGCCTGCAGATTGCACAGATCCTGAGAAACAGAAGAAGATGCTTACTTCATTGTCCCTCATTATACAACAAGTCTGCCAGTCCTTACGGGTAGTAACAGAGAAAGAGCTAGAGGAGGAAACTGGCTTGCTAATTACTGAAGTTTTAGCCCCTTCAGATGGTAGACCTCCCAAAGAAGAGATGTTAAGGGTGACACAGCCTTATTCTGAAAGTTATGGTGGAGATATTTTATCCCATACGGACTGTCTCACAGGAATCCAACGAATTGGAAATGTTGTCTCATCATGCCAAAAGGAGAAGCAAAAGGTACTCATTAATAAAAAATTGGTGGACCTCAGGCAAAATCAAGAAGATTATAGTCTAAAGGTGAGTGTTGAGTGTGGTGGTGATTCTGCAGTTGCTGAAGGTAGCTTTTCAAGTGCCTGTATGGGTAAAATGGGAGAGAAAAGACGTAGCAAGGCAGAGAAAGCAATTACCTTGCAAGTTCTTCAGCAATATTTTTCTGGAAGCTTAAAAGATGCTGCAAGAAGCATTGGCG tttgcccCACAACCTTGAAAAGAATATGCAGGCAACATGGAATAAAACGATGGCCTTCTCGAAAAATCAAGAAGGTTGGCCACTCCTTACAGAAACTCCAACTTGTGATTGACTCGGTTCAAGGTGCCTCTGGTGCTTTTCAGATTGGTTCCTTCTATACAAACTTTCCTGAGCTGGCCTCTCCAAATTTATCAAGAAGCAATCCATTTTCAACCTCAAAGCAAAGTGATCATCCAGAGCCATCAAGCATACAACCTGAGGGAGGTATTTTGAGCTCCCATGTTGCTGCACAGAAATCACCTTCTTCCTCATGCAGTCAGAGTTCCAGTTCAAGCCATTGCTGTTCCAGTGGGATACAACAAAATGCATCTGCATTCACCATTCCCACCAGTGAAGAACCTGTGCTTGGAGAAAACTCTGGTAACTCTGTGTTAAAGAGGGTCAGAAGTGATGCAGAGCTGCAAGCCTCTATTCAAGAAGAACAAAACCTGTTGCCAAGATCTCAAAGCCATAAATCTCTTAGTGAACAGCCTATTTTGGGGAACCTTCCACCATTACCTAAAAATGGCAGCCTTATATCTCAAGAAATTGATGCTCAGAGAGTGAAAGTCACATATGGAAATGAGAAAATCAGGTTTCGCATGCCAAAAAGTTGGGAACTTAAAGATCTATTACTAGAAATTGGGAGACGATTTAATATAGATGATGTTCATAAATATGATCTAAAGTACTTGGATGATGACTCTGAGTGGATCTTATTAACTTGTGATGATGATTTGGAGGAGTGTATTGATCTATGCCAATCATCTCAAAGCCACACAATTAAACTCTTGCTCCAAATTTCTCCTCATCTCTTGGACAGGTCTATGAACAGCCATGGCCTTTCATGA
- the LOC110660949 gene encoding protein NLP4-like isoform X2 has protein sequence MEDGILSPGTLLGSHADSAEDFDSMDNFLLEGCWQETIDGSEFFNPIPSSSAAFVDASFLWPTSDINNGDLASSPSQRSNQEEEQMSLLPRNSPLNEAHGRTLVNAQALDQDIGSADRLGNNTTEGSEVSRRWWIGPRTNPGSKTSVRDRLIRALGCIKDFTKDKDVLIQIWVPVDKGGRRVLTTHDQAFALVPYCQRLANYRDISTKYQFSAEEDSMDMLGLPGRVFLGSSTCLGVIEVVTTKQKVKWHPELESVCRALKAVDLQSSEVPSLQQVKTCDMSYQAVLPEIREVLRSACETYKLPLAQTWVPCIQQGKGGCRHSDENYHLCVSTVELACYVQDTSVQAFHEACSEHHLLKGQGVTGGAFFTNQPCFSSDITSYSKTEYPLSHHARVFGLRAAVAIRLRIVHNGTTDFVLEFFLPADCTDPEEQKKILTSLSIITQQVCQFLRVVTDKELEEESVDLRQNQEDYSSGDRSLGQKLASRLNVRPRI, from the exons ATGGAAGACGGCATTTTATCACCGGGTACTCTGCTGGGCTCTCATGCTGATTCAGCTGAGGACTTTGACTCTATGGATAACTTCTTATTAGAAGGATGCTGGCAGGAAACGATAGATGGATCTGAGTTCTTTAATCCTATCCCGTCTAGTTCTGCTGCCTTTGTCGATGCTTCATTTCTATGGCCTACTTCAGACATCAATAATGGTGACTTGGCTTCCAGTCCATCACAGCGGAGCAATCAAGAAGAGGAACAGATGTCATTGTTGCCCAGGAATTCACCCTTGAATGAAGCCCATGGCAGAACTCTGGTTAATGCTCAGGCTCTTGACCAGGACATAGGCAGTGCTGACAGATTGGGAAATAATACAACTGAAGGTTCTGAAGTAAGCAGAAGGTGGTGGATTGGACCAAGGACAAATCCAGGATCCAAAACTTCTGTAAGAGATAGATTAATTAGAGCACTTGGATGCATTAAAGATTTCACAAAAGATAAAGATGTCCTTATACAAATATGGGTCCCTGTAGACAAAGGAGGTAGACGTGTTCTAACAACTCATGACCAAGCATTTGCACTTGTTCCCTACTGTCAAAGGCTGGCAAATTACAGAGACATATCCACTAAATATCAATTTTCAGCTGAGGAGGATTCCATGGACATGTTGGGGCTACCTGGTCGGGTTTTCTTGG GTAGCAGTACTTGCCTGGGTGTTATTGAGGTGGTAACGACTAAACAAAAGGTCAAGTGGCATCCTGAGCTTGAAAGCGTTTGCAGGGCACTTAag GCAGTTGATCTTCAGAGTTCTGAAGTTCCAAGCTTGCAGCAAGTAAAG ACCTGTGATATGTCCTACCAAGCTGTATTACCTGAGATTCGTGAGGTTCTGAGATCTGCTTGTGAGACTTATAAATTGCCCTTAGCTCAAACTTGGGTCCCATGCATCCAGCAAGGCAAGGGAGGGTGCCGACATTCTGATGAAAACTACCATCTTTGTGTTTCCACTGTCGAGCTTGCTTGCTATGTGCAGGACACTAGTGTCCAGGCTTTTCACGAAGCTTGCTCTGAGCATCACTTGTTGAAAGGCCAAGGAGTTACTGGGGGAGCATTTTTTACTAACCAACCTTGCTTCTCAAGTGACATAACTTCATACAGCAAAACTGAGTATCCTCTTTCTCACCATGCGAGGGTGTTTGGGTTGCGTGCTGCTGTTGCAATTCGCCTGCGAATTGTGCACAATGGTACAACTGACTTCGTGCTGGAGTTCTTTCTGCCTGCGGATTGCACAGATCCTGAGGAACAGAAGAAGATACTTACTTCATTGTCCATCATTACACAACAGGTCTGCCAGTTCTTACGGGTAGTAACAGACAAAGAGCTAGAGGAGGAATCTGTGGACCTCAGGCAAAATCAAGAAGATTATAGTAGT GGTGATAGATCTCTGGGTCAGAAGCTAGCTTCTCGTCTCAATGTAAGGCCAAGAATTTGA
- the LOC110660949 gene encoding protein NLP4-like isoform X1: MEDGILSPGTLLGSHADSAEDFDSMDNFLLEGCWQETIDGSEFFNPIPSSSAAFVDASFLWPTSDINNGDLASSPSQRSNQEEEQMSLLPRNSPLNEAHGRTLVNAQALDQDIGSADRLGNNTTEGSEVSRRWWIGPRTNPGSKTSVRDRLIRALGCIKDFTKDKDVLIQIWVPVDKGGRRVLTTHDQAFALVPYCQRLANYRDISTKYQFSAEEDSMDMLGLPGRVFLGKVPEWTPDVRFFRSDVYPRVDHAQQYDVRGTLALPFFEIGSSTCLGVIEVVTTKQKVKWHPELESVCRALKAVDLQSSEVPSLQQVKTCDMSYQAVLPEIREVLRSACETYKLPLAQTWVPCIQQGKGGCRHSDENYHLCVSTVELACYVQDTSVQAFHEACSEHHLLKGQGVTGGAFFTNQPCFSSDITSYSKTEYPLSHHARVFGLRAAVAIRLRIVHNGTTDFVLEFFLPADCTDPEEQKKILTSLSIITQQVCQFLRVVTDKELEEESVDLRQNQEDYSSGDRSLGQKLASRLNVRPRI; encoded by the exons ATGGAAGACGGCATTTTATCACCGGGTACTCTGCTGGGCTCTCATGCTGATTCAGCTGAGGACTTTGACTCTATGGATAACTTCTTATTAGAAGGATGCTGGCAGGAAACGATAGATGGATCTGAGTTCTTTAATCCTATCCCGTCTAGTTCTGCTGCCTTTGTCGATGCTTCATTTCTATGGCCTACTTCAGACATCAATAATGGTGACTTGGCTTCCAGTCCATCACAGCGGAGCAATCAAGAAGAGGAACAGATGTCATTGTTGCCCAGGAATTCACCCTTGAATGAAGCCCATGGCAGAACTCTGGTTAATGCTCAGGCTCTTGACCAGGACATAGGCAGTGCTGACAGATTGGGAAATAATACAACTGAAGGTTCTGAAGTAAGCAGAAGGTGGTGGATTGGACCAAGGACAAATCCAGGATCCAAAACTTCTGTAAGAGATAGATTAATTAGAGCACTTGGATGCATTAAAGATTTCACAAAAGATAAAGATGTCCTTATACAAATATGGGTCCCTGTAGACAAAGGAGGTAGACGTGTTCTAACAACTCATGACCAAGCATTTGCACTTGTTCCCTACTGTCAAAGGCTGGCAAATTACAGAGACATATCCACTAAATATCAATTTTCAGCTGAGGAGGATTCCATGGACATGTTGGGGCTACCTGGTCGGGTTTTCTTGGGTAAGGTTCCTGAGTGGACTCCTGATGTTAGATTCTTTAGAAGTGATGTATACCCCCGGGTAGATCATGCTCAACAGTATGATGTACGTGGAACTCTGGCCCTTCCTTTTTTTGAAATAGGTAGCAGTACTTGCCTGGGTGTTATTGAGGTGGTAACGACTAAACAAAAGGTCAAGTGGCATCCTGAGCTTGAAAGCGTTTGCAGGGCACTTAag GCAGTTGATCTTCAGAGTTCTGAAGTTCCAAGCTTGCAGCAAGTAAAG ACCTGTGATATGTCCTACCAAGCTGTATTACCTGAGATTCGTGAGGTTCTGAGATCTGCTTGTGAGACTTATAAATTGCCCTTAGCTCAAACTTGGGTCCCATGCATCCAGCAAGGCAAGGGAGGGTGCCGACATTCTGATGAAAACTACCATCTTTGTGTTTCCACTGTCGAGCTTGCTTGCTATGTGCAGGACACTAGTGTCCAGGCTTTTCACGAAGCTTGCTCTGAGCATCACTTGTTGAAAGGCCAAGGAGTTACTGGGGGAGCATTTTTTACTAACCAACCTTGCTTCTCAAGTGACATAACTTCATACAGCAAAACTGAGTATCCTCTTTCTCACCATGCGAGGGTGTTTGGGTTGCGTGCTGCTGTTGCAATTCGCCTGCGAATTGTGCACAATGGTACAACTGACTTCGTGCTGGAGTTCTTTCTGCCTGCGGATTGCACAGATCCTGAGGAACAGAAGAAGATACTTACTTCATTGTCCATCATTACACAACAGGTCTGCCAGTTCTTACGGGTAGTAACAGACAAAGAGCTAGAGGAGGAATCTGTGGACCTCAGGCAAAATCAAGAAGATTATAGTAGT GGTGATAGATCTCTGGGTCAGAAGCTAGCTTCTCGTCTCAATGTAAGGCCAAGAATTTGA